The following are encoded together in the Campylobacteraceae bacterium genome:
- the acnD gene encoding Fe/S-dependent 2-methylisocitrate dehydratase AcnD, translating into MTSEKYLKELEGFNTKYYDVKAAVEDITPGSFSKLNYTSRVLAENLLRKCPSVDLEDSLIQLIEKRTDKDFPWYPSRVVTHDILGLTALVDLAGLREAIADKGGDPKKVNPVVPTQLIVDHSLAVECGGFIEDAFQQNRDIEDRRNADRFHFINWTKEAFDNVDVIPPGNGIMHQINLEKMSPVIHNIDGIASPDTLVGTDSHTPHVDALGVFALGVGGLEAENVMLGNPSYMRVPEFVGVNIVGVRAPGITATDIALNLTSFLRQNNVISSYLEFYGEGLEYLNLGDRATISNMTPEYGASAAMFAIDEQTLDYLKLTGRESSQVKLVEAYAKANGLWASSLKDATYARELIFDLSQVSRSLAGPSKPHKLVPTNTLKKEGIIKDFTIDGNKMPDGAILIAAITSCTNTSNPRNVVAAGLLAKKANALGLKRKSWVKTSLAPGSKVVETYLKDANLLKELESLGFGIVGFACTTCNGMSGALDPLIQKEAVDNDIYTTAVLSGNRNFDGRIHPYVKDAFLASPPLVVAYALAGTIRFDIENGILGKDKDGNPITLNDLWPSDEEIDAVVKESVRPEMFDEIYDPMFAKRILGDIEISPFYKWNRKSTYINKPPYWDDEFMGKPALKNMLALGVFPDNITTDHLSPSNAILPESAAGEYCLKMGLPINDLNSYATHRGDHYTAQRATLANPKLFNEMVKDEKGQTKQGSLTTIMPEGKESRMWEAIETYMERKQPLIIIAGTNYGQGSSRDWAAKGVRLAGVEVLIAESIERIHRTNLVGMGVLPLQFKDGDTRHTYSIVGSESYEVKGDIEARGSLTVIMTRKNGEVINIPVICRLDTSAEVEVYNAGGILQKFAVDFVASK; encoded by the coding sequence ATGACAAGTGAAAAATATCTTAAAGAATTAGAAGGTTTTAATACAAAATATTATGATGTAAAAGCGGCTGTTGAGGATATTACTCCTGGAAGTTTTTCAAAACTTAATTATACATCCAGAGTATTAGCAGAAAACCTTTTACGAAAATGTCCAAGTGTTGATTTAGAAGATTCTCTAATTCAATTAATCGAAAAAAGAACAGACAAAGATTTCCCTTGGTATCCAAGCCGTGTGGTTACTCATGATATTTTAGGTCTTACTGCTTTGGTTGATTTAGCTGGTTTAAGAGAAGCAATAGCAGATAAAGGTGGAGATCCTAAGAAAGTTAATCCTGTTGTTCCAACACAGTTAATTGTGGATCACTCTTTAGCTGTTGAGTGCGGTGGTTTTATTGAAGATGCATTCCAACAAAACAGAGATATTGAAGACAGAAGAAATGCGGACCGATTTCATTTTATTAACTGGACGAAAGAAGCTTTTGATAATGTAGATGTAATACCTCCTGGTAATGGAATTATGCATCAAATCAATTTAGAAAAAATGTCACCAGTAATTCATAATATTGATGGCATTGCCTCACCTGACACATTAGTAGGAACAGATTCTCATACACCTCATGTTGATGCACTTGGAGTTTTTGCTCTTGGAGTGGGAGGATTAGAGGCCGAGAATGTAATGCTTGGAAATCCTTCTTATATGAGAGTTCCTGAGTTTGTAGGAGTAAATATTGTAGGAGTTCGAGCCCCTGGAATTACTGCTACAGATATAGCTCTTAATTTAACTTCCTTTCTAAGACAAAATAATGTTATCTCTTCTTATTTAGAATTTTACGGAGAAGGATTAGAATATTTAAACTTAGGCGATCGTGCGACTATTTCGAATATGACTCCTGAATACGGAGCCAGTGCCGCTATGTTTGCGATTGATGAACAAACCTTAGATTATTTAAAATTAACGGGAAGAGAATCTTCACAAGTCAAACTGGTTGAAGCATATGCAAAAGCCAATGGTTTGTGGGCAAGTAGTTTAAAAGATGCTACATATGCAAGAGAATTAATTTTTGATTTATCACAAGTAAGCAGATCCTTAGCAGGACCTTCAAAACCACATAAGTTAGTTCCTACTAACACTTTAAAAAAAGAAGGAATTATAAAAGACTTTACAATTGATGGAAATAAAATGCCCGACGGTGCTATTTTAATCGCAGCAATTACTTCTTGTACCAATACTTCAAATCCAAGAAATGTAGTTGCAGCGGGACTTTTAGCAAAAAAAGCAAATGCCTTGGGATTAAAAAGAAAATCATGGGTGAAAACATCACTTGCACCTGGTTCTAAAGTAGTTGAAACCTATTTAAAAGATGCCAATTTACTTAAAGAATTAGAAAGTTTAGGTTTTGGAATTGTTGGTTTTGCCTGTACTACCTGTAATGGAATGAGCGGCGCTCTTGATCCATTAATTCAAAAAGAAGCCGTTGATAATGATATTTATACAACAGCCGTATTATCAGGAAATAGAAACTTTGATGGAAGAATTCATCCCTATGTAAAAGATGCATTTTTAGCTTCGCCACCTCTTGTTGTAGCCTATGCTTTAGCTGGTACAATTAGGTTTGATATTGAAAATGGTATTTTAGGTAAGGATAAAGATGGAAATCCTATTACATTAAATGACTTATGGCCAAGTGATGAAGAAATAGATGCAGTAGTAAAAGAATCTGTTCGTCCAGAAATGTTTGATGAAATCTATGATCCAATGTTTGCCAAAAGAATTTTAGGAGATATTGAGATTTCACCTTTTTATAAGTGGAACAGAAAAAGTACTTATATAAATAAACCCCCATATTGGGACGATGAATTTATGGGAAAACCAGCCTTGAAAAACATGTTAGCGCTTGGTGTATTTCCTGATAATATAACAACAGATCATTTATCTCCTTCAAATGCAATCTTACCTGAAAGTGCTGCAGGAGAGTATTGTTTAAAAATGGGTTTACCTATAAATGATTTAAACTCTTATGCAACACATAGAGGGGATCATTATACTGCTCAAAGAGCAACCTTAGCTAATCCAAAACTCTTTAATGAAATGGTTAAAGATGAAAAGGGGCAAACAAAACAAGGCTCTCTTACAACTATAATGCCAGAAGGTAAAGAGTCAAGAATGTGGGAAGCTATTGAGACGTATATGGAGAGAAAACAGCCTTTAATTATAATAGCTGGTACTAACTATGGTCAAGGGAGCTCAAGAGATTGGGCTGCAAAAGGCGTTAGATTAGCGGGTGTTGAAGTTTTAATTGCTGAATCAATTGAGAGAATTCACAGAACAAATCTTGTAGGAATGGGAGTACTTCCATTACAATTTAAAGATGGAGATACCAGACATACTTACAGTATTGTGGGAAGTGAATCCTATGAAGTAAAAGGGGATATTGAAGCAAGAGGAAGTCTTACTGTTATTATGACAAGAAAGAACGGCGAAGTTATAAATATTCCTGTTATATGTAGACTTGATACATCTGCTGAAGTTGAAGTATATAATGCTGGTGGGATACTGCAAAAATTTGCTGTTGATTTCGTAGCAAGTAAATAA
- the prpF gene encoding 2-methylaconitate cis-trans isomerase PrpF, protein MAYTPQFKVKATFMRGGTSKGTFFNIKNLPKEVQKDTKKRDKLLQRIVGSPDVYKKQMDGMGGASSSTSKAILVGKSEVEGHDVDYYFCQVAIDKDFVDMSGNCGNLSSAVGPFAIHEGLVPNVPKDGVCCVKIWQANIKKTILCYVTMENGMVKEMGDYFIDGVAFAAEEIKLEFVEPVDPDENLFPTGNVVDDLEVEGVGTFKATMITAGIPTIFVNAHEIGYKGTELQGDINSDKKALERFEKIRIAGALKMGLIKDAKEAQTKQHTPKIAFVSPAKDFITSSGKEVKASEMDLQVRALSMQQLHHAMMGTASVAIGVAACIQGTLVNIAAGGGEKDTVTFGHPSGAMKVGAIISKKNNKLIVEKASMSRSARIIMDGFVHVPADTYK, encoded by the coding sequence ATGGCATATACACCACAATTTAAAGTAAAAGCTACCTTTATGAGAGGTGGTACTTCAAAAGGTACTTTCTTTAATATCAAAAATCTTCCCAAAGAAGTACAAAAAGATACAAAAAAAAGAGATAAACTTCTTCAAAGAATTGTAGGAAGTCCTGATGTATACAAAAAACAAATGGATGGCATGGGAGGTGCAAGTTCTAGTACTTCTAAAGCTATTTTAGTTGGAAAATCTGAAGTAGAAGGTCATGATGTAGATTATTATTTTTGTCAAGTAGCAATAGATAAAGATTTTGTGGATATGAGCGGAAACTGCGGAAACTTAAGCTCAGCCGTTGGTCCTTTTGCAATACATGAAGGTTTAGTGCCTAATGTTCCCAAAGATGGTGTTTGTTGTGTAAAAATTTGGCAAGCCAATATCAAAAAAACTATTCTTTGTTATGTAACAATGGAAAATGGCATGGTAAAAGAAATGGGCGATTATTTTATTGATGGAGTAGCTTTTGCAGCAGAAGAAATAAAACTTGAATTTGTGGAACCTGTTGATCCAGACGAAAACCTGTTTCCTACAGGAAACGTAGTTGATGATTTAGAAGTTGAAGGAGTAGGAACATTTAAAGCTACTATGATAACAGCTGGAATTCCTACTATTTTTGTAAATGCACATGAAATTGGATACAAAGGAACTGAACTTCAAGGGGATATCAACTCTGATAAAAAAGCCCTAGAAAGATTCGAAAAAATCAGAATTGCAGGCGCTCTTAAAATGGGTCTTATAAAAGATGCAAAAGAAGCCCAAACAAAACAACATACTCCAAAAATTGCTTTTGTTTCTCCAGCAAAAGATTTTATAACATCAAGTGGAAAAGAAGTAAAAGCTTCTGAAATGGATTTACAAGTACGTGCTTTATCTATGCAACAATTACATCATGCAATGATGGGAACAGCGAGTGTTGCCATTGGTGTTGCTGCTTGTATTCAAGGAACGCTTGTTAATATTGCAGCAGGTGGCGGAGAAAAAGATACAGTGACTTTTGGTCACCCTTCTGGTGCTATGAAAGTAGGAGCCATTATTAGTAAAAAAAACAATAAATTAATAGTAGAAAAAGCTTCTATGAGTAGAAGTGCAAGAATCATTATGGACGGTTTTGTGCATGTACCTGCGGACACTTATAAATAA
- a CDS encoding hydrolase, giving the protein MRINIDECLFCLVDVQEKLFPLVSNHEAVENNLLILIKGLQALKVPFIINEQYKKGLGDTIASIKELVKDEPHFEKVSFSICKNEAILAALKKSNKKVVIVAGIETHVCILQTCLDLLEEGFQPVLVTDCISSRSDFNNIMAIERLVQAGVIPTSYESILFELTVHSKHEAFKTISSLVK; this is encoded by the coding sequence ATGAGAATTAATATAGATGAGTGTTTGTTTTGTTTGGTTGATGTTCAAGAAAAATTATTCCCTTTGGTAAGCAATCATGAAGCTGTTGAGAATAACTTACTTATTTTAATAAAAGGTTTACAAGCATTAAAAGTTCCTTTTATTATAAATGAACAGTACAAAAAAGGTTTAGGAGATACTATTGCTTCTATTAAAGAGCTTGTAAAAGATGAACCTCATTTTGAAAAAGTAAGTTTTTCAATTTGTAAAAATGAAGCTATATTAGCTGCTCTTAAAAAATCAAATAAAAAAGTAGTGATAGTTGCTGGTATTGAAACACATGTTTGTATTTTACAAACGTGTTTAGATTTATTAGAAGAAGGGTTTCAGCCTGTTTTAGTTACAGATTGTATTTCTTCAAGAAGTGATTTTAATAATATTATGGCAATTGAACGTCTCGTTCAAGCAGGTGTTATTCCTACAAGTTATGAATCAATATTATTTGAATTAACTGTTCACTCAAAACACGAAGCTTTTAAAACTATTTCTTCTTTAGTAAAATAA
- the hemC gene encoding hydroxymethylbilane synthase, producing MKKLVIATRRSKLALWQSEYIKAELLKHYPDMEITLQEFVTKGDKILDVPLAKIGGKGLFTKELEVAMLEGNADLAVHSLKDVPTQFEEGLTLAAVSKRYDPRDALLSNKYKNIEDLPKGAVIGTTSLRRRMALKLLRPDIELKDLRGNINTRIKKLNNGEYDAIILAATGVQKLGIQDEVKYFTPIDTSLMIPSMGQATLAIETLDEPEIIKLVSVLNDKNAHIESFIERSFVHTLEGGCQVPIGVKATLIKDEKIHVEAIVGLPDGSEYIKEEMIASIDDYSTVGEEFAQLFIKQGAKELLARAEKLAFK from the coding sequence TTGAAAAAATTAGTAATTGCAACAAGAAGAAGTAAATTGGCTTTATGGCAAAGTGAATACATAAAAGCTGAGTTGTTAAAACATTATCCAGATATGGAAATTACTTTACAAGAGTTTGTAACCAAAGGCGATAAAATTCTTGATGTTCCCCTGGCTAAAATTGGTGGAAAAGGTTTGTTTACTAAAGAACTTGAAGTTGCAATGTTAGAAGGAAATGCCGACTTAGCCGTGCATTCTTTAAAAGATGTTCCTACTCAATTTGAAGAAGGTTTGACTTTGGCTGCTGTTTCTAAAAGATATGATCCAAGAGATGCATTATTAAGTAATAAATACAAAAATATTGAAGATTTACCTAAAGGTGCTGTAATTGGAACTACCTCTTTGCGAAGAAGAATGGCTCTTAAATTATTACGTCCAGATATTGAACTAAAAGATTTACGTGGAAATATAAATACACGAATTAAGAAGTTAAATAATGGCGAATACGATGCTATTATTTTAGCAGCAACAGGTGTTCAAAAACTAGGTATCCAAGATGAAGTGAAATATTTTACACCTATTGATACAAGCCTAATGATTCCTTCAATGGGACAAGCAACGCTGGCTATAGAAACGCTTGATGAACCAGAAATCATAAAATTGGTTTCTGTTTTAAATGATAAAAATGCACATATTGAATCGTTTATTGAAAGAAGTTTTGTTCATACACTAGAAGGTGGCTGTCAAGTTCCAATTGGTGTTAAAGCTACTCTTATAAAAGATGAAAAGATTCATGTAGAAGCAATAGTTGGTTTGCCTGATGGAAGTGAATATATAAAAGAAGAAATGATAGCTTCTATTGATGATTATAGTACAGTTGGCGAAGAATTTGCCCAGCTTTTTATAAAACAAGGTGCTAAAGAGTTATTGGCAAGAGCAGAGAAATTAGCGTTTAAATAG
- a CDS encoding DNA polymerase III subunit gamma/tau, whose protein sequence is MSNVANNTKVLALKYRPKRFEDLVGQSTISQTLSLALDTDRLSHAYLFSGLRGSGKTSTARIMAKALLCETGPTSKPCETCEHCKSANSNRHLDIIEMDAASNRGIDDIKDLIEHTKYKPSSARFKVFIIDEVHMLTTQAFNALLKTLEEPPGFVKFILATTDALKLPATILSRTQHFRFKKISNKDVIHHLSHILNEENVDFESECLDIIARSGQGSLRDTLTLLDQAIIFSKGKITTTSVVDMLGLIDPAFMDEIFDIVLNKKDINDIIFKLEEYEASSVCDEMSIYLKDKMLSRDPHFDILLFDRFFRILADAKHLLGLNSDASFVMLLSLLKMQEATNIRSIDDLINKVQNVEIIHPIKDAINTNIVSSHAKTDEKHVYENLKTEDTPIIKSESQNQTIETSEEVKKEATPTQTPNKEEDTNNTLVSLKTEKIEVINLTQNSKEAIIEDIVSHNAAVNYANPFDSPSLVISEKVIIQEELSLNTNENITSTNNNIIEQTKSLEDFLSKNDLEAVNTLKEKTVEETSSLENDLTKNLENKTEEKAEEKTEENIEEKVHDEFKDKFELVINKVYDRDIQLGEVFEENFIYKKFEESILYISSFAQGEERKLLFKHFALLKSFMYDVYGNTIEIEFVKEEIEEQKKKPSELNNEVSIDANIASMVEDVVMDQNPDNYGSGCVADMHKTSTQSPAQQELQIKDILESPMLNKAKELFDVRKITVKTKT, encoded by the coding sequence ATGAGTAATGTAGCAAATAATACGAAGGTTTTAGCCTTAAAGTACAGACCAAAACGATTTGAAGATTTAGTAGGTCAAAGTACTATTTCTCAAACATTAAGTTTAGCCCTTGATACAGATAGGTTATCTCATGCTTATTTGTTTTCTGGTTTACGAGGTAGTGGAAAAACATCAACTGCACGAATAATGGCAAAAGCTTTATTATGTGAAACAGGACCAACATCAAAACCTTGTGAAACATGTGAACATTGTAAAAGCGCTAATAGTAACAGGCATTTAGATATTATTGAGATGGATGCTGCATCCAATAGAGGTATTGATGATATTAAAGACTTGATTGAGCATACAAAATATAAACCTTCTTCTGCTAGATTCAAAGTATTTATTATTGATGAAGTACATATGTTAACTACTCAAGCTTTTAATGCTTTATTAAAAACTCTGGAAGAACCTCCTGGTTTTGTAAAATTCATTTTAGCAACAACAGATGCTTTAAAATTGCCAGCAACAATTCTTTCACGAACACAACACTTTAGATTTAAAAAAATATCTAATAAAGATGTTATTCATCATCTTTCTCATATTTTAAATGAAGAAAATGTTGATTTTGAAAGTGAGTGTTTAGACATAATTGCAAGATCTGGGCAAGGAAGTTTACGTGATACCTTAACGCTCTTAGATCAAGCTATTATCTTTTCAAAAGGAAAAATAACAACAACGAGTGTTGTTGATATGTTGGGTCTTATTGATCCAGCTTTTATGGATGAGATATTTGATATTGTATTAAATAAAAAAGACATTAATGATATTATTTTCAAACTAGAAGAATATGAAGCTAGTTCCGTATGTGATGAAATGTCAATTTATTTAAAAGACAAAATGCTTTCAAGAGATCCTCATTTTGATATTTTATTATTTGATCGATTTTTTAGAATTTTAGCAGATGCAAAACATCTTTTGGGTTTAAATTCGGATGCTTCTTTTGTAATGTTATTGTCTTTATTAAAAATGCAAGAAGCTACAAATATTAGATCAATTGACGATTTGATTAACAAAGTACAAAATGTTGAAATAATCCATCCTATTAAAGATGCAATCAATACAAATATTGTAAGTTCTCATGCAAAAACAGATGAGAAACATGTTTATGAAAACCTTAAGACTGAAGATACTCCTATTATAAAAAGTGAAAGTCAAAATCAAACAATAGAAACAAGTGAAGAAGTGAAAAAAGAAGCAACACCTACTCAAACTCCTAACAAAGAAGAAGATACAAACAACACACTTGTTTCTTTAAAAACAGAAAAAATAGAAGTGATAAATTTAACGCAAAACTCAAAAGAAGCTATTATTGAAGATATTGTTTCACATAATGCAGCCGTAAATTATGCAAATCCTTTTGATTCTCCTTCTCTTGTAATAAGTGAAAAAGTAATTATCCAAGAAGAACTTTCTTTAAATACAAATGAAAATATTACAAGTACAAATAATAATATTATTGAACAAACAAAATCCCTAGAAGATTTTTTAAGTAAAAATGATCTTGAAGCAGTAAATACTTTAAAAGAAAAAACAGTAGAAGAAACAAGTAGTTTAGAAAACGACTTAACAAAAAATTTAGAAAACAAAACAGAAGAAAAAGCGGAAGAAAAAACAGAAGAAAATATTGAAGAAAAAGTTCATGATGAATTTAAAGATAAGTTTGAACTGGTAATTAATAAAGTGTATGACAGAGATATTCAATTGGGTGAGGTTTTTGAAGAAAACTTTATTTACAAAAAGTTTGAAGAAAGTATTTTATACATCTCTTCTTTTGCACAAGGAGAAGAACGGAAATTATTATTTAAACATTTTGCACTTTTAAAATCGTTTATGTACGATGTTTATGGAAATACTATTGAAATAGAATTTGTAAAAGAAGAAATAGAAGAGCAAAAAAAAAAGCCCAGTGAGCTAAATAATGAAGTAAGTATAGATGCTAATATAGCTTCTATGGTAGAAGACGTAGTAATGGATCAAAATCCAGATAACTACGGTTCTGGATGTGTTGCTGATATGCACAAGACATCTACTCAAAGCCCTGCACAACAAGAATTACAAATAAAAGATATTTTAGAATCTCCTATGCTTAATAAAGCAAAAGAACTCTTTGATGTAAGAAAAATAACCGTTAAAACTAAAACATAA
- the murI gene encoding glutamate racemase produces MNVGIFDSGLGGLSVVREISQRFKGLEIFYLADTAYAPYGDKSKEKILARCIEITYSLIKKHKIDALVLACNTATSVAIKELRILFPSMIVIGCEPGLKPATALSKSSKIGVLATSLTLKGQKYQDLEKQLSLNKNVSFFEQACPGLVEKIEEGNISKTKDMLRKWLLPMKDKNVDTIVLGCTHYSLVSEIIKQIMQYKITLIETSKALANRLMELSLERGHLNEGLLTIKIFYTGKININMVNMIFEKQEKMILGKYKI; encoded by the coding sequence TTGAATGTTGGCATATTTGATTCAGGACTTGGAGGATTAAGCGTAGTACGTGAGATTTCTCAACGTTTTAAAGGCTTAGAAATATTTTATTTAGCGGATACTGCTTATGCTCCTTATGGAGATAAAAGCAAAGAAAAAATCTTAGCGCGTTGTATTGAAATAACATATTCTTTAATAAAAAAGCATAAGATTGATGCTTTAGTACTTGCTTGTAATACAGCAACCTCTGTTGCTATTAAAGAGCTGCGTATATTATTTCCTTCGATGATTGTTATTGGTTGTGAGCCAGGACTTAAACCAGCCACTGCATTAAGCAAAAGTTCGAAAATAGGTGTTCTTGCTACGTCTTTGACACTAAAAGGTCAAAAATACCAAGATTTAGAAAAACAATTGTCTCTAAATAAAAACGTAAGTTTTTTTGAGCAAGCTTGTCCTGGTTTAGTAGAAAAAATTGAAGAAGGAAATATAAGTAAAACAAAGGACATGTTAAGAAAGTGGCTTTTGCCAATGAAAGATAAAAATGTAGATACAATTGTTCTTGGATGTACACATTATTCATTAGTAAGTGAGATTATTAAACAAATAATGCAATATAAAATTACTCTTATAGAAACAAGCAAAGCTTTGGCTAATAGATTAATGGAATTAAGCCTTGAAAGAGGTCACTTAAATGAAGGTTTATTAACAATTAAAATCTTTTATACAGGAAAAATTAATATAAATATGGTAAATATGATATTTGAAAAACAAGAAAAAATGATACTAGGAAAATATAAAATATGA
- a CDS encoding uracil-DNA glycosylase family protein, protein MFKHFHPHKPFLFKSAKKMIVGTLPPPRFCTKDLKVKDVNFSYGSCDGLLWPSLDRIFTLNLVYENTNKAITQRKDFLYKHNISICDIVESCSREKIDASDLGMQNVVLRDILSYLKEYKNIDTIIFTGGNSKNGPEYFFRKILKEENIKFISMNKEIPKVHSFNYDNRVIQSISLTSPSNAANRFIGSTKIYKENKRNNKNYSTFDFRVEQYQKVFMA, encoded by the coding sequence ATGTTTAAGCATTTTCACCCACACAAGCCTTTTTTGTTTAAAAGTGCAAAAAAAATGATAGTAGGAACACTTCCCCCACCTAGGTTTTGTACAAAAGATTTAAAAGTAAAAGATGTCAATTTCTCTTATGGTTCATGTGATGGTTTATTGTGGCCTAGTTTGGACAGAATTTTTACCTTAAACTTAGTATATGAAAATACAAATAAAGCCATCACACAAAGGAAAGATTTTTTATATAAACATAATATTTCCATTTGTGATATTGTAGAGTCTTGCAGTAGGGAAAAAATTGATGCCAGTGATTTAGGTATGCAAAATGTAGTATTAAGAGATATCTTGTCCTACTTAAAAGAATACAAAAATATAGATACGATTATATTTACAGGTGGAAACTCAAAAAATGGCCCAGAATATTTTTTTAGGAAAATACTCAAAGAAGAAAACATAAAATTTATTTCTATGAATAAAGAAATACCAAAAGTACACTCATTTAATTATGATAACCGGGTAATTCAAAGTATTTCTTTAACCTCGCCTTCCAATGCTGCCAACAGATTTATTGGAAGCACCAAAATTTATAAAGAAAACAAAAGAAACAATAAAAACTACAGTACTTTTGATTTTAGAGTTGAGCAATATCAAAAAGTATTTATGGCTTAA
- a CDS encoding chemotaxis protein, translating to MVSLAINHAQLGKIKDIYKLFAKELQVLEKEQDVFKKDLSIFENNLKNGSKEDLQKMKDLLHTELDEMDGNIQELVSQMQDLLDYSTSEAEDEEKNLLLIIEVISISMLIFVLIFSLLLIRNIKKLMVNFNSGLLEFFKYLNKESNVIVRLDDRYSDEFGLMSKAVNENIDYAKRNLDESQALIDESINVLGKFGKGELSQRINIDIKDETLNNLKIVLNEMGANTEKNIDAVLSILNEYCKYNYLKQIDTLGLEGHILKLAKGINSLGDATTHLLCENKSNGLSLQNSSEVLLSDVSALNQSSNKAAASLEETSAALEEITANVRANNQTIVNMTSFANELNNSAEKGEDLASKTTQSMDEIDTQVTAINDAITVIDQISFQTNILSLNAAVEAATAGEAGKGFAVVAQEVRNLANRSAEAAKEIKGLVENASAKANEGKNISLEMIKGYKNLNENVKNTIELISNIETSSKEQLLGIEQINDTLNALDQQTQKNAAVASNTELVAQETQSIARLVVSNADEKEFKGKDSVQAKSFSKKINQNNTSTDEINTGIEARSVAQASPLSKNTGRIKDNSNSKDEWESF from the coding sequence ATAATTTAAAAAATGGAAGTAAGGAAGATTTACAAAAAATGAAAGATCTCTTACATACTGAATTAGATGAAATGGATGGAAATATACAGGAATTAGTATCTCAAATGCAAGATTTATTAGACTATTCTACGAGTGAGGCAGAAGATGAAGAAAAAAATCTTTTACTTATTATTGAAGTTATTTCAATTTCAATGTTAATTTTTGTATTGATATTCTCACTTTTACTTATACGAAATATTAAAAAACTAATGGTAAATTTTAATTCAGGTTTACTAGAATTTTTTAAATATTTGAATAAAGAAAGCAATGTAATTGTTCGCTTAGATGATCGATATAGTGATGAGTTTGGATTAATGTCAAAAGCAGTAAATGAAAATATTGATTATGCAAAAAGAAATCTTGATGAAAGCCAAGCATTAATTGATGAATCAATTAATGTTTTAGGTAAGTTTGGGAAAGGTGAATTATCACAAAGAATTAATATTGATATAAAAGATGAAACACTGAATAATTTAAAAATAGTTCTAAATGAAATGGGAGCGAATACGGAAAAAAATATTGATGCAGTATTAAGTATACTTAATGAGTATTGCAAATACAATTATTTAAAACAAATTGATACACTTGGTTTAGAAGGTCATATTTTAAAACTAGCAAAAGGTATTAATTCTTTAGGCGATGCAACGACACATTTATTATGTGAGAATAAATCCAATGGTTTAAGTTTGCAAAACAGTTCAGAAGTTTTATTATCTGATGTAAGTGCATTAAACCAATCTTCAAATAAAGCAGCAGCTTCTCTAGAAGAAACATCTGCTGCATTAGAAGAAATTACGGCTAATGTAAGAGCAAACAATCAAACCATAGTAAATATGACAAGTTTTGCAAATGAGTTAAATAATTCTGCTGAAAAAGGGGAAGACTTAGCAAGCAAAACAACACAGAGTATGGATGAAATTGATACACAAGTTACAGCTATTAATGACGCCATTACTGTAATTGATCAAATATCTTTTCAAACGAATATTCTCTCTCTTAATGCAGCTGTTGAAGCTGCAACAGCAGGGGAAGCTGGGAAAGGTTTTGCAGTCGTAGCTCAAGAAGTAAGAAATCTTGCAAATAGATCAGCAGAAGCTGCAAAAGAAATTAAAGGTTTAGTTGAAAATGCAAGTGCAAAAGCAAATGAAGGAAAAAATATTTCACTTGAAATGATTAAAGGTTATAAAAACTTAAATGAGAACGTAAAAAATACAATTGAGTTAATATCCAATATAGAAACTTCGTCGAAAGAACAATTATTGGGAATTGAACAAATTAATGATACGCTTAATGCACTTGATCAACAAACCCAAAAAAATGCAGCTGTTGCTAGTAATACAGAACTTGTCGCGCAAGAAACACAAAGTATAGCAAGACTGGTTGTTTCAAATGCGGATGAAAAAGAATTTAAAGGAAAAGATTCTGTACAAGCAAAATCTTTTTCAAAAAAAATAAATCAAAATAATACAAGTACGGATGAAATAAATACTGGCATTGAAGCAAGAAGTGTAGCCCAAGCTTCACCTCTTTCTAAAAATACTGGAAGAATAAAAGACAATTCAAATTCAAAAGACGAATGGGAAAGTTTTTAA